One region of Chaetodon auriga isolate fChaAug3 chromosome 5, fChaAug3.hap1, whole genome shotgun sequence genomic DNA includes:
- the LOC143320545 gene encoding fibroblast growth factor receptor 1-A-like isoform X1 — MPQRSEWSCSRRDVSGCSSLSRMLMRPSVLLFLALFAQVLRTQCRPANTVERSPHRPILQAGLPANCTAVVGSDVEFECKVFGDPQPHIQWLKHIEVNGSRVGPDGLPYVHVLKTADGTATNKGIEVLQLRNVSLDDAGVYTCLAGNLIGFSHHSAWLTVVEAGEKQERRNRERGDDGKQQRTPGQNQTRARKKPQQTSTEHLPHKPILQAGLPANRTVVVGSDVEFECKVFGDPQPHIQWLKHFEVNGSQISPDGLPYVHVLKTADGTATNKGIEVLQLRNVSLDDAGVYTCLAGNLIGLSHHSAWLTVVEAGEKQERRNRERGDDGKQQRAPGQNQTRARKKPQQTSTEHLPHKPILQAGLPANRTVVVGSDVEFECKVFGDPQPHIQWLKHFEVNGSRVGPDGLPYVRVLKTADGTATNKGIEVLQLRNVSLDDAGVYTCLAGNLIGFSYHSAWLTVVEGISGSVSLLYFHFFLTLITTFSCSVCCSVPKDRASSRTPGRHLRQCYQLVFIVTFHDNELIVSQIVKKQNPFKKEAHVEQR, encoded by the exons AGCGTTCGCCCCACAGGCCGATCCTGCAGGCCGGTCTGCCAGCGAATTGTACAGCAGTGGTGGGCAGTGACGTGGAGTTTGAGTGCAAGGTGTTCGGCGACCCCCAGCCTCACATCCAGTGGCTGAAGCACATTGAGGTCAACGGGAGCCGAGTCGGTCCTGATGGTTTACCATATGTCCATGTCCTCAAG ACCGCTGATGGTACCGCCACCAACAAGGGCATCGAAGTCCTCCAACTGAGAAATGTGTCTCTGGATGATGCTGGGGTGTACACCTGCTTGGCGGGCAATTTAATCGGGTTCTCTCATCACTCTGCATGGTTGACTGTTGTTGAAG ccggagagaaacaggaaaggCGGAATAGAGAGAGGGGGGACGACGGGAAGCAGCAAAGGACCCCGGGCCAGAATCAAACCCGAGCGAGGAAAAAGCCTCAACAAACTTCAACAG agCACTTGCCCCACAAACCAATCCTGCAGGCCGGTCTGCCAGCGAATCGCACAGTGGTGGTGGGCAGTGACGTGGAGTTTGAGTGCAAGGTGTTCGGCGACCCCCAGCCTCACATCCAGTGGCTGAAGCACTTTGAGGTCAACGGGAGCCAAATCAGTCCTGATGGTTTACCATATGTCCATGTCCTCAAG ACCGCTGATGGTACCGCCACCAACAAGGGCATCGAAGTCCTCCAACTGAGAAATGTGTCTCTGGATGATGCTGGGGTGTACACCTGCTTGGCGGGCAATTTAATCGGGCTCTCTCATCACTCTGCATGGTTGACTGTTGTTGAAG ccggagagaaacaggaaaggCGGAATAGAGAGAGGGGGGACGACGGCAAGCAGCAAAGGGCCCCGGGCCAGAATCAAACCCGAGCGAGGAAAAAGCCTCAACAAACTTCAACAG agCACTTGCCCCACAAACCAATCCTGCAGGCCGGTCTGCCAGCGAATCGCACAGTGGTGGTGGGCAGTGACGTGGAGTTTGAGTGCAAGGTGTTCGGCGACCCCCAGCCTCACATCCAGTGGCTGAAGCACTTTGAGGTCAACGGGAGCCGAGTCGGTCCTGATGGTTTACCGTATGTCCGCGTCCTCAAG ACCGCTGATGGTACCGCCACCAACAAGGGCATCGAAGTCCTCCAACTGAGAAATGTGTCTCTGGATGATGCTGGGGTGTACACCTGCTTGGCGGGCAATTTAATCGGGTTCTCTTATCACTCTGCATGGTTGACTGTTGTTGAAGGTATCAGtggttctgtctctctcctatatttccatttttttttaaccctaaTTACTACTTTCAGCTGTTCAGTGTGTTGCTCAGTTCCAAAGGACAGAGCCTCCTCGAGGACACCTGGAAGACATTTAAGACAATGCTACCAATTggtatttattgtcacatttcaCGATAATGAGCTGATTGTGTCTCAGATAGTCAAGAAACAAAACCCATTCAAAAAGGAGGCTCACGTAGAACAGAGATGA
- the ankrd39 gene encoding ankyrin repeat domain-containing protein 39: MASDGLHCACCSHPVSSPSVYQTLNEMDFERGIWSAAMDGDLQRVSSLVQKGTDPNLRDSAGYTALHYASRSGHQAVCRFLLENGACASPRTPGGATPLHRSAYCGHLDVVRLLLQHRADPMLCDDDGASPLHKAVEQGHQEVCELLVEQRPALCSQVNKRLQLPYQLAPQGDLQELLKPPR, from the exons ATGGCGTCTGACGGGCTCCACTGTGCGTGTTGCTCCcatcctgtctcctctcccagTGTTTACCAGACGCTGAATGAAATGGATTTTGAACGAG GCATCTGGTCTGCTGCCATGGATGGGGACCTGCAGAGGGTCTCGTCGTTGGTCCAGAAGGGCACAGACCCTAACCTGAGAGACTCGGCTGGATACACAGCTCTG cACTATGCAAGTCGCAGCGGTCATCAGGCCGTCTGCAGGTTTCTTCTTGAGAATGGTGCTTGTGCGTCTCCACGGACACCAGGTGGAGCCACGCCGCTCCATCGATCAGCTTACTGTGGTCATCTGGATGTGGTCAgactcctgctgcagcacagagcggACCCAATGCTCTGTGATGATGACGGTGCATCACCTTTACATAAG GCTGTAGAACAGGGTCATCAGGAGGTGTGTGAGCTGCTTGTGGAGCAGCGTCCAGCACTCTGCAGCCAGGTGAACAAGAGGCTGCAGCTTCCCTACCAGCTGGCACCGCAGGGAGACCTGCAGGAGCTCTTAAAACCACCTCGCTGA